The following are from one region of the Candidatus Bathyarchaeota archaeon genome:
- the trxA gene encoding thioredoxin — protein MSTEPFHVTDSNFEQTLKTNKFVLVDFWANWCGPCRALAPTIAEIAKEYSGKVLVGKLDVDENPVTAEKFQVFSIPTMILFKDGVEVDRLVGLCPKNRITDTLAKHQ, from the coding sequence ATGAGCACCGAACCTTTCCATGTAACTGATTCAAATTTTGAACAAACCCTAAAAACTAACAAGTTTGTTTTGGTTGACTTCTGGGCTAACTGGTGTGGTCCCTGCCGAGCGTTAGCACCCACAATAGCTGAAATCGCCAAGGAATACAGCGGCAAAGTGTTGGTGGGCAAACTTGACGTGGACGAGAACCCTGTTACAGCAGAGAAATTTCAGGTTTTTAGCATCCCGACTATGATCTTGTTTAAAGACGGAGTGGAAGTTGATCGCCTTGTCGGTTTATGCCCAAAAAACCGAATAACCGACACTTTAGCTAAACATCAGTAA
- a CDS encoding PQQ-binding-like beta-propeller repeat protein has product MSNKNKVKTLALLIATILVISTGASLALMQTASAHTPAWQIPTFAFINVSPNPAGVGQQVAVVVWLDKIPDGALITNNIRFHNFKVVITAPDGKTETVTWETVWDTTSSAYTAFTPNQIGTYTFNFTFPGQKYTDYAYNPASLFVNDTYLPSSAVTTLTVQEEPAPGGEVTPLPTEYWTRPIEGQNALWYSISSNYIRPMGAAYSFGSVRFQPDGTAPDTPHVMWTKPITFGGIMGGNNLDQLPNSPSSPTGVEGAAFYTGLSYETKFNNPIIISGRLYYGLPHSNNGAGGGYICVDLRTGQQIWFQNYSVNPSFGAVINVETPNQHGAISYLISTQGTTWMMFDPWTGNWVCNITDVPSGTMSYGPYGEPIIYQINIPNKWLALWNFTQVVSNGPVNLLSSGGYRPVNQVFNTTLRQSYSWNVTLPTLPTTNAGVGWVIDNDLLLGYSNMRSTFGQPTWGGVAAGSSTAFATIWAINLKEGSRGSLMWSKDIQTPPGNITLQLGTVDPTNRMFFVSTKETMQWYGYSLDNGNLKWGPVGETRAFNYYPTIGSGGVAQIGYVAYGKLYVGGYGGEIFAYDTSNGKVVWSYGGGGEGNSTNSGTETSWGLYPTFVGSICDDKVYVYSNEHSPNVPLYRDYKIRCLNATTGQEIWKMDSWASVGGFADFGFPTADGQIAYLNAYDMQVYSIGKGPSKMTVTAPDVATTVGTPIVIRGTVTDIAAGTTQNEQAARFPNGVPCVSDASMSSWMEYVYMQKPMPMDVTGVPVTINVVDSNGNYRTIGTTTTDASGMFTYAWAPDIDGAYTVIAIFEGTNGYYGSSARTSFYAVSAPATPTPQPTQEPSAADLYFIPAIAGLFVFVAIMSVVIIVVLRKRP; this is encoded by the coding sequence ATGTCAAATAAAAACAAAGTGAAAACTCTAGCACTTTTAATCGCAACAATACTAGTAATATCAACAGGTGCCTCACTGGCACTAATGCAAACAGCATCAGCACATACCCCAGCATGGCAAATCCCAACATTTGCATTTATCAACGTCTCACCCAACCCAGCAGGCGTCGGCCAACAAGTCGCAGTGGTAGTTTGGCTTGACAAAATCCCTGACGGGGCACTGATTACCAACAACATCAGATTCCACAACTTCAAAGTGGTAATAACTGCTCCTGACGGAAAAACCGAAACTGTAACATGGGAAACAGTCTGGGACACAACCTCATCTGCATACACCGCATTTACACCGAACCAGATTGGCACATACACATTCAACTTTACCTTCCCCGGACAAAAATACACAGACTACGCATACAACCCTGCTTCACTATTCGTTAACGACACATACTTACCTAGCTCAGCAGTCACAACCTTAACCGTCCAAGAAGAACCAGCACCCGGCGGAGAAGTAACACCCCTGCCGACTGAATACTGGACAAGACCAATCGAAGGACAGAACGCACTTTGGTACTCAATTTCCTCAAACTACATCAGACCAATGGGCGCAGCATACAGCTTCGGTTCAGTACGCTTCCAACCAGACGGCACAGCACCAGATACACCACACGTTATGTGGACTAAACCCATAACCTTCGGCGGTATCATGGGCGGAAACAACCTTGACCAACTACCGAACTCGCCATCATCTCCAACAGGCGTTGAAGGCGCAGCATTCTACACAGGCTTGTCTTACGAAACTAAGTTCAACAACCCAATCATCATTAGCGGTAGACTCTACTACGGATTACCCCACAGCAACAACGGTGCAGGCGGCGGATACATATGTGTCGACTTACGCACTGGCCAACAAATATGGTTCCAAAACTACAGCGTTAACCCCTCGTTTGGAGCAGTCATAAACGTTGAAACACCAAACCAGCACGGTGCAATCTCGTACTTGATCTCTACTCAAGGCACTACATGGATGATGTTTGATCCATGGACAGGAAACTGGGTATGCAACATAACCGACGTCCCCTCAGGAACCATGAGCTACGGACCATACGGTGAACCAATAATCTATCAAATCAACATTCCAAACAAGTGGCTAGCATTGTGGAACTTCACACAGGTCGTAAGCAACGGTCCAGTTAACCTCTTATCATCAGGTGGTTACCGACCAGTAAACCAAGTCTTCAACACAACACTACGCCAATCATACTCTTGGAACGTAACCCTTCCAACACTGCCAACAACCAACGCTGGTGTAGGCTGGGTAATCGATAACGACTTGCTCTTAGGCTACAGCAACATGAGATCAACCTTTGGCCAACCCACATGGGGTGGCGTCGCAGCAGGCAGTAGCACAGCTTTCGCAACCATTTGGGCAATCAACCTCAAAGAAGGCTCACGCGGTTCATTGATGTGGTCTAAAGACATACAAACACCACCAGGCAACATTACCCTACAACTCGGCACAGTAGACCCAACAAACCGCATGTTCTTCGTAAGCACCAAAGAAACCATGCAATGGTACGGCTACAGCCTCGACAACGGCAACCTCAAATGGGGCCCAGTCGGTGAAACACGCGCATTCAACTACTACCCAACCATCGGCAGCGGCGGTGTCGCACAAATCGGCTACGTAGCATACGGCAAACTCTACGTCGGCGGCTACGGTGGCGAAATCTTCGCATACGACACATCTAACGGCAAAGTAGTCTGGTCTTACGGTGGCGGCGGCGAAGGCAACAGCACAAACAGCGGCACAGAAACCTCCTGGGGACTCTACCCAACCTTTGTCGGCTCAATCTGCGACGACAAAGTCTACGTCTACAGCAACGAACACTCACCAAACGTTCCACTATACAGAGACTACAAGATCCGATGCTTAAACGCAACGACAGGCCAAGAAATCTGGAAGATGGACAGTTGGGCTTCAGTTGGCGGATTCGCTGACTTTGGCTTCCCAACAGCAGACGGACAAATAGCTTACCTCAACGCCTACGACATGCAGGTCTACTCCATCGGCAAAGGACCGAGCAAAATGACCGTGACCGCTCCAGATGTCGCAACAACCGTCGGCACACCCATAGTCATCAGAGGAACCGTTACCGACATCGCAGCAGGCACAACACAGAACGAGCAAGCAGCACGGTTCCCCAATGGTGTTCCCTGTGTTTCTGACGCAAGCATGAGCTCATGGATGGAATACGTCTACATGCAGAAACCAATGCCCATGGACGTCACAGGCGTACCTGTAACCATAAACGTAGTTGACTCAAACGGCAACTACCGCACAATCGGCACCACAACAACCGACGCAAGCGGCATGTTCACCTATGCGTGGGCACCCGACATTGACGGCGCATACACTGTAATAGCAATCTTTGAAGGAACCAACGGCTACTACGGATCATCAGCCAGAACATCATTCTACGCAGTCTCTGCTCCAGCAACACCAACCCCACAACCCACACAGGAACCCTCCGCAGCTGACCTCTACTTCATTCCAGCAATCGCAGGTCTCTTCGTGTTCGTAGCCATCATGAGCGTAGTCATTATCGTAGTTCTACGCAAACGGCCATAA
- a CDS encoding nitroreductase family protein yields the protein MELVEAIKDRRSIRAFKKQDVSQEAIDKLVEAALLAPSAGNAQSWAFVLVKDQATKLALSKAALGQRMVAEAPVVFVVCADEKRAQQSYGERGRMLYCIQDTAAATQNILLTACSLGLGACWVGAFREEAVRKIVKAPEEMRPVAMIPVGYPDESPPARSRRPASEVVYNESF from the coding sequence ATGGAACTCGTAGAAGCAATTAAAGACCGCCGAAGCATAAGAGCCTTCAAAAAACAAGATGTCTCCCAAGAAGCAATCGACAAACTCGTCGAAGCGGCACTCCTCGCGCCCTCCGCAGGCAACGCACAGTCATGGGCGTTTGTGCTCGTCAAAGACCAAGCGACAAAGCTGGCTCTCTCAAAAGCCGCTCTGGGGCAAAGGATGGTTGCAGAGGCACCGGTTGTGTTTGTTGTTTGCGCGGATGAAAAACGTGCCCAACAAAGCTACGGGGAACGCGGCAGGATGCTTTATTGCATTCAAGACACCGCGGCAGCAACTCAGAACATTCTTTTAACTGCTTGCTCTTTGGGTTTGGGTGCCTGCTGGGTTGGCGCATTCAGGGAAGAGGCGGTTAGAAAAATCGTGAAAGCCCCCGAAGAGATGCGGCCAGTCGCCATGATTCCCGTCGGGTACCCCGATGAGTCTCCGCCTGCAAGGTCCAGACGACCCGCAAGTGAAGTGGTCTACAACGAAAGCTTTTAG
- a CDS encoding ATP-dependent DNA ligase, whose product MDYKVIAESYEKIEATTKRLEMTDHLVELLKKTPKDIISRVVYLTQGKLYPDFVGIEMGVAEKLAIKALIRASGGSESAIQAELQKSGDIGETAEKQLSKRKQSTFFTKTLTVQRVYETLDKLAKTTGSGAVDTKMALLSGLLTDASPKEAKWLIRTVTGNLRLGIADMTVLDALAIAYGGGKEAREKIERAYNISSDLGRVASVVAEKGLEGIEKFQVMFGEPIRPMLAERLGAPEEILEKFGGKCVAEYKYDGERVQAHKSGDKVVLFSRRLENISDQYPDAVELIRTQVDAKEAILEAECVAMDLESGDMRPFQELMHRRRKYGVAEAIAQYPISLFSFDALYVDGKDLTQEPFPQRRKTLEKIIKPNDRLKPATQKLVKNPKELEDFFEEAIEDGCEGVMCKSVGKESVYQAGNRGWLWIKYKRDYKSEMTDTVDLVVVGAFHGRGKRVGAYGALLLATYNPESDTFETVTKCGTGFTDKDLATLHEMLQKHVVPRKNSRVQSTLEADVWFEPAVVLEILGAEVTLSPIHMAAMDSVRKGSGMAIRFPRFTGKYRTDKSPTDATTSKEIVEMYNAQLKKIGELPA is encoded by the coding sequence ATGGACTACAAAGTAATCGCGGAATCCTACGAGAAAATCGAAGCCACCACCAAACGCCTAGAAATGACCGACCACCTAGTGGAGTTGCTCAAAAAAACACCCAAAGACATCATCTCCCGAGTAGTTTACCTAACACAGGGAAAACTCTACCCGGACTTCGTCGGCATCGAGATGGGCGTGGCTGAAAAACTTGCCATAAAAGCCCTCATCCGCGCCTCAGGCGGCAGCGAAAGCGCAATCCAAGCGGAACTGCAGAAAAGCGGAGACATCGGCGAAACCGCAGAAAAACAGCTCTCAAAACGCAAGCAATCAACTTTCTTCACCAAAACACTCACTGTGCAGCGCGTCTACGAAACACTGGACAAACTCGCTAAGACGACTGGTTCGGGCGCGGTAGACACGAAGATGGCGCTCCTCTCAGGTTTGCTCACAGATGCATCGCCCAAAGAAGCCAAATGGCTCATCCGAACCGTGACAGGCAACCTGCGCCTCGGCATCGCTGACATGACTGTACTTGACGCCTTAGCCATCGCTTATGGTGGCGGTAAAGAAGCTCGAGAAAAAATCGAACGTGCCTACAACATTTCCTCGGATTTAGGACGGGTCGCCAGCGTAGTGGCTGAAAAAGGTTTAGAAGGCATCGAAAAATTCCAAGTAATGTTCGGGGAACCCATACGTCCCATGCTAGCTGAACGCTTAGGTGCCCCTGAGGAGATACTGGAAAAATTCGGCGGCAAATGTGTAGCCGAATACAAATACGACGGTGAGCGCGTTCAAGCGCACAAAAGTGGGGACAAAGTGGTCCTTTTTTCTCGGAGGCTGGAGAACATTTCAGACCAGTACCCCGATGCTGTTGAGTTAATTCGCACTCAGGTTGACGCAAAAGAAGCTATACTTGAAGCTGAATGCGTCGCTATGGATTTAGAGTCAGGCGACATGCGTCCCTTCCAAGAACTCATGCATCGCAGACGCAAATACGGCGTCGCAGAAGCCATAGCTCAATATCCAATTTCTCTGTTTTCTTTCGATGCACTCTACGTCGACGGCAAAGACCTAACACAGGAACCCTTTCCGCAAAGGCGGAAAACTCTTGAAAAAATCATAAAACCAAACGACCGCCTAAAACCCGCCACCCAAAAACTCGTCAAGAACCCCAAGGAATTGGAGGATTTCTTTGAGGAAGCCATAGAAGACGGCTGTGAGGGCGTGATGTGTAAATCCGTTGGCAAAGAATCCGTCTACCAAGCAGGCAACAGAGGCTGGTTGTGGATAAAGTACAAGCGCGACTACAAGAGCGAAATGACCGACACCGTTGATTTGGTTGTGGTGGGTGCTTTTCATGGGCGGGGAAAACGCGTCGGCGCATATGGTGCGCTACTTTTGGCAACTTATAACCCTGAATCTGACACGTTTGAGACGGTTACCAAATGTGGCACAGGTTTCACCGATAAAGACCTTGCAACCCTCCACGAAATGCTCCAGAAACATGTTGTTCCACGCAAAAACAGTCGCGTCCAATCTACATTGGAGGCAGATGTGTGGTTTGAGCCTGCGGTGGTGTTGGAGATTTTGGGTGCAGAAGTCACCTTGAGCCCTATTCACATGGCGGCTATGGATTCCGTACGAAAAGGCAGCGGCATGGCTATTCGTTTTCCGCGATTCACGGGCAAATACCGCACTGACAAAAGCCCAACGGACGCTACCACGTCAAAGGAAATCGTGGAAATGTACAATGCGCAACTCAAAAAAATCGGTGAATTGCCCGCATAA
- a CDS encoding 60S ribosomal protein L22: MVEMKVDASELKGDLIEKLSDFLKEKTGGEVSTEGKTVTVKGEGEALSKKYVRITVKKFLHKNELTDTFKVIGDEEALKIKERKIVEED, encoded by the coding sequence ATGGTTGAAATGAAAGTTGACGCTTCCGAACTCAAAGGCGACCTAATAGAAAAACTCTCAGATTTCCTCAAAGAAAAAACAGGCGGAGAAGTCAGCACAGAAGGCAAAACCGTAACCGTAAAAGGCGAAGGCGAAGCACTCAGCAAAAAATACGTGCGCATAACCGTCAAAAAATTCCTACACAAGAACGAGTTGACCGACACCTTCAAAGTCATCGGCGACGAGGAAGCACTCAAAATTAAAGAGCGCAAAATAGTCGAAGAAGACTAA
- a CDS encoding flavodoxin domain-containing protein has translation MNACVVYFSRTGNTKKFAQAIADATKAPLYDLNSAATSTLENCDLLIFGTPVEGASPTKEALTYIENMPTVSGKKAILFCTYRLFGNQRAMKTVEKALSARGYETILKVSKKGMKPEQQQVDFSKELAQVKKALETVT, from the coding sequence ATGAACGCTTGTGTAGTTTACTTTTCCAGAACTGGAAACACAAAAAAATTCGCCCAAGCCATAGCAGACGCCACAAAAGCCCCCCTATACGACCTAAATTCGGCAGCAACCTCAACACTGGAAAACTGCGACCTGCTAATCTTCGGAACCCCCGTTGAAGGCGCCAGCCCCACAAAAGAAGCCCTCACCTACATAGAAAACATGCCCACTGTTTCAGGCAAAAAAGCAATCTTGTTCTGCACCTATCGCCTCTTTGGAAACCAGCGAGCCATGAAAACCGTAGAGAAGGCACTATCTGCTAGGGGCTACGAGACGATTTTGAAGGTTTCAAAGAAGGGGATGAAGCCTGAGCAGCAGCAAGTTGACTTCTCAAAAGAGCTAGCTCAAGTGAAGAAAGCTCTGGAAACTGTAACATAA
- a CDS encoding ABC transporter ATP-binding protein, translating into MSKRLNTNQDFVILDKLTKNFNGFKALNEVSLTIKQGEIFGYIGPNGAGKTTTMKILVGLISDFQGQVTIGGYSAPEKKDEIHKLLGYLPQSVAFQDWRTIDHALKTFGKLSGLTDAQLEERIPPLLDMLGLADARHKRISYLSGGMTQKVGLAQALLHEPKLLVLDEPMGGLDPLSRRQFKDIVLKLAEKGTTVLFSSHILSDVQDVADRVGIISHGRIKEVGTISELKTHFMLQKTVQVLLSGESSSWKQLGSVRNVSEVVQPSSGVVLLKLKAEADADQAVNDIVQKIVELHIPVRGIWQVEPSLDQIYFNYVSEAEN; encoded by the coding sequence ATGAGCAAACGCCTAAACACAAACCAAGATTTCGTCATCCTAGACAAATTAACAAAGAACTTCAACGGCTTCAAAGCCCTAAACGAAGTATCCTTAACAATAAAACAGGGCGAAATCTTCGGCTACATAGGCCCCAACGGCGCAGGCAAAACCACCACCATGAAAATCCTCGTCGGCTTAATCAGCGACTTTCAAGGCCAAGTCACCATAGGCGGCTACTCAGCACCCGAAAAGAAAGACGAAATCCACAAACTACTAGGCTATCTGCCCCAAAGCGTAGCCTTTCAAGATTGGCGCACTATTGACCACGCACTGAAAACCTTCGGCAAACTCTCAGGCTTAACTGACGCACAACTTGAAGAACGCATCCCCCCGCTTCTGGACATGCTGGGCTTAGCTGACGCCAGACATAAACGGATTTCCTATTTATCGGGCGGTATGACGCAGAAAGTTGGGTTGGCTCAGGCGCTTCTTCATGAACCTAAACTATTGGTTTTAGATGAACCGATGGGTGGACTTGACCCACTGAGTCGCCGCCAATTCAAAGACATCGTGCTTAAACTCGCAGAAAAAGGCACCACAGTCCTCTTCTCCTCCCACATCCTAAGCGATGTACAAGATGTTGCCGACCGAGTGGGCATAATTAGCCACGGTCGAATCAAAGAAGTAGGCACAATTAGCGAGCTAAAAACCCACTTTATGCTCCAAAAAACCGTGCAAGTGCTCCTCTCAGGCGAAAGCAGCAGCTGGAAACAGTTAGGTTCAGTGAGAAACGTTTCAGAAGTGGTTCAACCTTCTTCGGGGGTAGTGTTGTTGAAGCTTAAAGCTGAAGCAGACGCAGACCAAGCCGTAAACGACATTGTGCAAAAAATCGTTGAATTACACATCCCTGTTCGGGGTATCTGGCAAGTGGAACCTTCGCTAGACCAAATCTACTTCAACTACGTTTCGGAGGCTGAAAACTAA